DNA sequence from the Helicoverpa armigera isolate CAAS_96S chromosome 30, ASM3070526v1, whole genome shotgun sequence genome:
tgttaatgggGAAAATAGCGTTGTACTTTTAAATAGTAGAACTGAAGTactttgaatgaaataatactGTAAGGGGCAAACCAATCCCAGCCACCGTCGTGacgtggaagacaccacgggTGCCGGGTGTCGATCACGTTAAGTGTGGGTCTACGGGCGATGAGTTTTCGCTGGCTCACTGTCCTTCCGTGTCTTAAAAGACTGTCCGTGTCTGTAGCGCGCGTTGTTCCATGAGCTCCTCGAAGTCAGTATAGTCAGTATAGAGAGTCAGTATACCCAGGGCTTTGGGCTGAAGCCTGGCGGGGCTGTGGGGTTCTTCGAATGCGTTACCGTTGCTCTGATACACAAATACCAACGTCTTTCATCCACAATCATCAAGCTCAATGTACCACGATTGTAAACCTACATAGTtgaaaggctaggcaaatgatgttACTCGGAGATGCTAACCATTTTGGCTACCAGACACCTACCACTACATATTAATAATCCCAACCAAAATCCAATCAAATATATCATATATAGAGTCCAATGTTCACCTCAAATAGTTCTCGTGAATGACTCACAGTTGTGTCGAAGACCATTTTAACTAACAATAGTTAGAACTCCCTTTGAGCTCGCCGCTTCGAGGTCCAGTTAAAAAAACTGCGAGTCAACTCGTGTTCTTACTGAATAGAgcttcatttgttattttaatcgTCGTCGTAAAGGTTGCGGTTTTAAATAAGGTGCTGATTTTAATGTTTCTGACTTATGTATGACTTTaaatctatactgatattatctACGAGACGCTTTCtcggcggtttcacccgtatctcGGGGGACTTCTGATGATAGCCGGTCAAAAtgtagcctgtgttactcgggaagagtgtagcttcccaacagtgaaagaatgtttcaaatcggttcagtagtttcggagccataaggatgcaaacaaataaatgtttcctcttcTCTTTCTTCTCTCATCTTTAATAAAAGGccattgatgatgatgatatataaCACAAGAGATACCTAAAGGTTTGAAATACCTAACTTTTATCTCTAAATATCTGACTGAGACACTGAGGAGAGGGAATAGTGGCGAGAATAAGAGTAGAGAAtggagtaggtacttacttactgttatttttttgtgattttttcaaacttcaaatatttattgcaatcatgagtgttacaaggtgttatagaatgtagaggtacatacatgaCACCCTGTTTTACTTTATATAGTAAAAAAAGCtattaactaagtaaataatatactactACTTCCTACATTAAACGTCTCTCTTCCTCtcttctaaatattttgttgtggcCATCAGGGTCCATTGTGACTatcactttttatattttccaccttatgtacttacattatgGAAAGCAATAAACGATATTATATGATATGGTGGAAGTATTTTCAACTGAATTACATAAAGAAGTATGTAGAGTCTATTTTCGACAGGTTTCGACCTACAAGTTAACATGACTTTTTCCTTTTCTTTACACGTGGGGTGTGACACATATTTCCCACTActgttttttaattgtaatttcgTCTTTTCTGGTGTTATTTCTAACgactgttattttctttttaatattatttttgtttattgattgtaaGTCACACGCGTGCGTGAataaacgtatttatttatttctttctttaggTAAGCTTTTATTATGCCAGGAATTACCTTCACTTCTAATTTGCGACCTTAAGAAGTAGTTACGTCTACAACACGAGTGAAGCCGCGGTAAAGTCTATGTCACCACACAGGTAGACTCCATATTTGTTGAGTACAGTaaaccgcacatcagtggtaactgtcatgcaccttaactcaatagtaataagtacgagtTTCCTATAacactgttaccactgacctgaagttgactgtacaagccTAAGCTAACAGTGCAAGCGCCTGCATTGTCACCGAGATGCACTTCTGTTGTTTGATTAGTTCTTGAGATTTTTTGGGGACGTCTGTTGCACTGGGGGTTCATTACAGAAGGTCAGCAGAAATATGAAATTTGTACGGAAATTACTCTTCCAAAGCAATAAATAACTTGCTTTAGTTTTCAACTTGTACTTACGAGTtgccgcggcgctggtacataaagggctccagaaggaatacgatgggttttagtcagtaagagtctgtcactccctcacgctgcacccacaacgggacgggttattattttgatgatttctcaaCAGGAAAAATGGCAGGACAGTTCGAGTTTATCACCTGAGTAAAGAAGTTCCCTCAGGATGCAGATGGAACCATGAAAAACTGTgaaaacaactttttatttcCTTTCAATGAAATGTCGCAAAGTGAGCCTTCTGAATCATTGGTTTGCTGGTCAAATAATGAACTGCAATTAGTCAAAAGGTAAAAAGTGTTGAATAGACAAGAAAACTAGTTACTTAACACTTCTACTAAAtagtgtttgttttgtaattataaataagtgtAACATTACGCATTTTCACAAAGGTCATCAAAGGTTCATATACCTAGATCaattccatcatcatcattatctgcctagccttttcccaactatgtcggctTGCTAACTCTTATCTGGATGTAGCCGAATAACAGTGTGCCTCATGGGCCCGATAACCCTATACAAGGCTGGTTACCAGACGtgctgacttctgactaccggTAACGAGCGCGAAAACAATGACATCCGGGAACCACCAGATGACTGCCAAAGGTCCTCAAATAACAGCTAGTACACACCAATTTAGCGTGCCTTCCGAAATTCCTCATGACACCACGTCAAGTATTACATAAcccggctgttacttagccataagctcacaaaaataaacttaaattgCTTAAATCAGCCATCTTACTTCATTTTGGCACATGTCTTCTAATTCAGCCTATCAGTGTTGCCAAGTAATAACtccatggagaactaaatgactagcggagatgtcataacgcaatatccCCTCAGAAAGCGCGCCAATATGCGGGtgtttgggggacgaggaaGGTTACTAGCACCTTTGTGAAACCCGCCATTCTCTTCAAAATATAATCCTATCAattaagaccaatctttgacagattggttttgatttgacaagggaCCCGAATATTTCGctagttgtatttatttatttattgcttattacaaggtacattatatattctaaaaggtacaaaatgtccaacaaaacttATACCACAGTTTGTCTAATCACGCCTACAGTacattgcttgacctacaagaaagcgcctgacctacctttctaATAGCATCTTCGTCCCaccgggctatgagagtgaaggaatagtgagtgcacctgtgtctgcgcaaatgcttgtgcactataatatgtcctgcgcagttggttgatctccttacatgagaacagccgccgtagccgataattggctaggaggacatcatagcATCTCCGCTATGTTTCCTTTCTCCGTAATAACTCTTATTGAACTGGTTGCCACGCTATTGCCACTAAATTGACAATCAATAACaatctgtccgtctgtctgcaTCGATTGGGCAATCATTCATAAGATTTATTGTAAAGTGTTTAATAGATTGCTTGTTTTATGAACTTTGATTAGGtacgctaatattataaaggcaaaAGTGAGTGCGTATTTTTATTGCTACTTTAAGCATAAGTCAACGGTTTTTGATTACACTCGTCAGTAAGCTTATAAATCGGAACAAAATATAACCTAAAAGATCCCAGTGTCAGAGTTTCCTCAAATCTGACTGGCTGTCtttgacgtggaattgtaacaacaactgctactgagtagcattcggggacgccggcgccacgtgccctcccaggcacgggggtgtGGACAACTTCCatactccgggctgctttgtgaaaggtTCTAAAACCCACACAGCTATTTCGATCAGACCCAGGAGTCGAAGCCGAAATCCCGTGCACTAGCTCATAAGTGTGGAGGAGCAATTGGAAATCAAGCAAAGGCGCGTGTAAACCTAATTCATAATGATTATGTTTGACGTATTCTAATCTTATTTACCATaggaaataaacaacaataagaGTATTATTCCAAAATTGCAATAGCATGCTTTAAACTACATACAAATACACGTATTTACGGATAAACACACAATTTGTATCTAAAAGACTGCctttaataaaactaatgacATAACTGTCAAGATGGCGGCCGGTTCAATGTCAAATCGGTTTGAAACAAACTCTTTGTGGAGCAAAATGGTCACGTTTTTTAGCAATTAATGTGTTATCTGTTTGCTGTATATGTTCCTTATATGTTTTTCATGTGGTTTTATTCATGCTTTCAGTATATTTCACGTTCTGTACTTCTGTATTATGTATGTTCAGGATTGTCAAAGTGTAGGTACACCACAGGAGAGAAGCGTGAAATGCTTGACTTCAggtggcaaagttatttgacgaatataaacacattttttcacAAGGCTTTTTATTAGCGTGTGCTAACATTCTTTGcacactggtggattttccGCTTGTCGCAAAACGCGCAACAAATTCCGAGCTGTAAAAATCGCGGATTTTTGTACCatcagttgtcaattgtttgctcgGAAAATCCGTTGGTGTGAAAACGGCGTGAAAAGCTAGAGATGCGGTCAGAAGTCAGTTTAGTATAAGacctttttttgtaaatgggaaatcatcaaatgacccctcccgctgtgggtgcagcgtgagggagtgtcagactcttactgactataacCCACCATgatccttcttaagccctttatgtaccagagccgatAACTCTTTGGAACAATTCCTTAGAAATACAAAATATCGGCTAAACGATTGCAAAACCCTAAAATGTTCACGTATAGGCCACTATTGGGGCAGGCCTTATAACCTAATGCCATGTAGCGAGCGTGGCGCCTACCTTATACAGCCTTGTCGTGACTCAGCTGCCGGTAATATCGACTTCTTGGAGAAGGTATATTCTGCAGGTTTTCTCTTTGTTATTTTGACGCCGAAAAGAttgatagttaaaaaaatataatcgccACATAGCTTTGAAATTCTGAAGACCATTTGACAACCACCCAGTGATCATCTTCtgccccgaatgctactcagtagtcgttgttacaattccaatAAATTATGGAATTATGGCGTTACTTTGCGGGAATCCATCTCAATTTTCGACATGAGAGGTTCGATTTCTGTATAAAATGCCtctatttttcctaacattttaagCTGTAGGTATTCCATTTTCCGGTTTCGGCTAgaaaaagtagcccatagctttccttgataaatgggctatctgacacTGAATAAATGGTGTAATCATACCTGTATGTAGTTCCTTAGATAATGGCATTTAACCAAACCCTTCAGCTTTCCTAGGCGATAGCTAAAAACCCTTCTCCCGCAGTCAGTCAAAAATAACGGTCAGCACTTCCAGTGAATACAGAATAAGCCCTCTCACGATCTACTCTGAATATATGGCAAGTAAAGTTTCCCATCCTTGTATGGGCAGAGAAAAGTTGTACCACTCACGGCTCAGCCTTACGGGGGCACAACTGTACCATCTAGATATTGGCAATCAGGTCGGGTTGGGCTAGGTTCAAGTGTTGTTTATAgaaatggagtatttttttaatgtctagATATGTTTATGGATAGTCATAAGAAATCTAATTATTGTTACTTCAATGCACTTATCGTCAATCAATATCACTTATTGTGTAGTTTGTAAGGAAATATAGTTAAGGAAACATATCTATTTGTAAGTACTAGGTATGCCGAATTAGATTAAGTTAAGTATTaactttgtgataaataaataaataaaaattaaagtatgTAGTGCTTTGTAATTACAATTACAAAGCACAGATTTTTTATGCTCACTTATGTTAATTCGTCACTAACacgaaaatactgaaaaaaaagttcttggacaaattatatttctaaaaaGTTTTCACATACTAAAGGTAAATAATAAGTATAGTAATAGGTGtagtaaaatcaaataaaaataatctattcCGCGAAAACATCATTGTGGTTTGAGAACCACACCAAATCATGAAGTAAGTCCAAAAAGTCAAAGATATAATcaatcaaaaatacatatttgagGAGTCCAGACTAAAAGTTCATTTACTTTTAGCACTACTTAAAACAGTAAACAGtactcataaaaaataaaaaagcaacaaaaaattGACAGTTCTCTCAAGATGGCCGCCGAAATGTAGGTCACTTATATTTGACGAGACTTGAAGATTGACAGATTGATATTTTAAGACTTTACTTACGAAATTCAAGGGGTTCGCGGCTCATTAACAGTTAGCCGATCGTAATTAGCTAGGTTaaactgtcatcatcatcctccgagccttttcccaactatgttggagtcggcttccagtctaatctgatgcagctgagtaccacaaggagcgactacctctATCTGATCTccacccagttactcgggcaacccgatatccctaAGTTAGACTAGTTTGGTTGTCAGACTATCAGgcttactttttaaaaatctttggcAATtccaaaggtttttttttcaaacgaCAGCCGAGACCCGTCATGATAAGACCCGTCACCCATCCACGGgccgaccgcaccaagcgttgctttgCCTTATGATTCATCCACAAGCCACGAGCTTGCATTCATTTTCCATCTAGCTTTTTTGCTTACCATAACATAAAACCGGCCAATTGCGAGTCGGACGATCACACGGAAGGTTCCGCATCATTAAAttcgcaataaaaatattcttctaaTAATCTTCTATAAGAACAACTGTCTAAATATCACGATTCAAGAAATAAAGCCTGGTGATATgctggtgacagacggatagCGAAGTCTTAGACCCTTTGGataaggaaccctaaaaagtacctTATGACGTccctacggaaccctaaaacgtACCTTATGACGTTTAACCTCGGTATTATGATGCAAGTTGCGTATGCACATAATTCAAGTCTAAAGAATTCGCCGCGCGCATAGCATcgttgttttattgtattgcattttgtttttagtattttatgcTTTCCTTTGCACCTTTTGGCTGGGTTAGTAACAATGTTTTGACGAGGTTGTGCTCAATTTAATCTTGGTTCTTATACTCGCTGATTTTGTACACTATCATGCTACACTAACATCATCATGCTttggagtttgttccaccacttcttcttcgcagcaaaaacacataggaagtggtgaagggcgggcgttttgggggctgtcttttgtaaatttgacgttcaaaaagtgctgattttcagcctactttgaataaatgacttttgattttgatttatcaTTTCTATTTTTGCAGGAGCCCGATACACTTTTTACCAGTCTAAGTAAAAACTATCGAATTACTTGTCAATAGAAATATCCTGGGTGGAACCAacaattaagtatgtatttaatctattacaataaataaatgcataagCTTTTTAAATGACAAACATACTTGACTGTAGTGGTTTTGTAACTgaaaaaattattacattaacgaaaaaattattacattacaaataaattaatatgtccGAGACATACTTAGCTATCAAACCGCATAGGTAAATAACGTCTGATAAGTCAATTTCGATTTTCGTTTGTTTAATTCTGAAATCGAAaactattaaaacattaatcCCTAAAAATACTGGTGAATAGAATTCGACAGTTACTGGTCATATCTTGAGTAGAAAAGATCGCTGGGTGTCGCTACCAAACTTCTTGGTGTTAGTCATAAGCTGTAGCGATTTTTAAATCTAAGTATCTTcaagatatatttatatatttaatatttccccatttttatctttttaagtctaaaataaatagtaggtacatcTTTAAGTTGTACTACAAGTTACAGCTTTTTCATACTATCGAATTTCCGCTTGGTTTTGACGTCATACATTGTAGGtaccggtagttgtcaattaATTGGGTGGACCGAGCGATATTTCTAGGAAAAACCGGGCGGAAAACGCTGTAAGATCGCGTGACATATCGTGCCTACGCGTATATACACTTTTTGGTGGAACCCCGCTTTTAGGTATCAACATTATATTAGAAACAgaataaataactatatataagtaggtaaatttCGTTTAAGAAAACTTAGTAGCGATAGACTCGCTTATAACTTGAATAACGCGCACTTGGCGTAAGGTGCcaaattgtagaaaaaaaaacacaccgCGAATATCTTAGGGTTGCCACTACCTAAACCTACCACAAatatgtagatacctatatatAGAATAGATAGGTAGGTGTGTAAAACTTTTTCCGCATACGGATAAAAAGTCTAActataactataattttattactcgtCAGAACAATTCAACAGCCATCCACCGAGCCAAACTTTATCATTGATCGACCAATGCGCCTGTTAGTCAGCACACTTTGATAGAACCAATTTGCCAACTTTTAAATctgaaaaaacatattttcattcgTTTAAGAACTACGGTGTCACAGATCCGCATATCTAGCGGCCAAAATTATAACACAACTTTGGCTTCGAAGGTTAAAAACAGGAACATTATTCTGAATACTCTGGCAACCCTAACAGCAATGCAGCGAAGTCATCAATTGTGCATCTGCAGGTGACGCTCGAATGTGAAGACAAGTGGTGGTGTGCTACCCCAGAAGATGTCTGTCTTTGTTCCGATGGGGTGCAGCTCattatcatatttaaaaataatatattacctTTTATAACCAAAAGTTGaagaaagtaaaagtaaatataacttACAAGGCAATATGTATTTGGATGGACATAGCTCTTGAGAAAAGATTgggcagcgccatctattgtcgAGTAGCagaactaataataaataattttacaaacaaacgtgattttaatgttagttttttATTCGTGAAAGGCCATTGCAGATAGAATATTTtccaatagtaaaaaaaatacattaaatctCACTCTGGTTTAGATGACGTAGATatccaatatttaaaaatactcagtTTGAATAAGGTATGAGCATTGAGCAAAGCGCCATCTATGATTGAGTAGCAATAAACGCTTTACAATAAGTAATTAAGTTCTTCCTAAAGAAGCGGAAAAAGGAAGAAAGAAATCATattcaaaaagtaattaattaaacaattcgAAAATCATATCAAAATTAGAACACTCTTATTGTTTAGCATTAAAGGCCCATAGTTACACATGAACCTTGGAGAAtagaatttgtaaaaatatactaactgctaggtaataaaatatgttcatgGTAATCTCTGTCCTCTGTAAAATATTTGAACCTTCTTACTGATTAAGAGCAAAATATCCAACTAAATAACGCAAACACTTGGAATATTTAACAGTCGTGAAAACTATAAACAAAATCTTATTCACACACATCTATTTCAACGGCAACGATCCCGTAGCattctttcaatatttacaaaaataaaacaatattacaatgatcattgcttcttcttcttagccGTAGTCTTCTTGCCACTAAATCTTCTGACGCAAGCAGTGACAGCGAGCTTGACGAGCCACGCGAGCGCCGCGAGCACGCCGAGCACAGCGAGCACGAAGTCGAGCATCCAGCGCTCATACCAACTGTACTTGAGTGATAGTGAGCGTAAGTGGTAGGCCCCTGTGAACAATGAAATTATGTAAGACGTAAGAGCCCAAAAGTAGTAGGTGCTACTCGagcatagatggcgctgtaatcaatttagtttaattttccttaaaaaattagaagctacatgcgctgtatataaaaatagtacGATTGTAAAGGCTACCATCTACACACAGTACCGGCGGCAGCGCCGCCGGCATTGCCGCCCAAAGAAGCCGCCGGCACGACCAACCAACCAAAAAAAACGATTACCTATGTGCCGCTTGTATTGCCGGCGGCATAGCCGCTCGGCATGAAACCGGCGGCATTGCCGCCGGCATGTGTGTGTAGCCTTTAACCTAACAAAAATAAGAACGATTAGTTTACATACCTTTAGTTTCAATAGCGAGTTCTACGTAGAAAGGAATGAGTTTCGCCGGCGGCACGGGACGAGTGCGGAATAGTTTAGACAAGAACTTTGCTTTTTCACGGTACctgaaaattgacaaagttaATGTAAGTTACACGTCTTAACGTAATAACCTGCACGTTTCACAACATAGAATAGCAAGTTACCCAACTTCAAAATAAGCAAAGATTTCATGAAAATTCGCAAAGATTCCCAACTCTGCAGAATGGTTTCATAAGATTGAAGGTGAcaaaatttattcatttattcttAGCGACGTATCTAAGTTATTACATACACAGTTACAGTTTCAATTTCCAATCCCATTTTAAAACCACCAGAGTTCAATTTCCAATACTCACTTCTCATTCCCCAGTAACTCCTTCACAGCCACTTCAAGATCATCAGCCAACGTGTCCTTGTAATAGTCTACTTGTAAAGCGACACCCATTCGGACAGCTCTCTCGGCGTTCGCTTTCTGGTCCCCACCAAACGGCACTACTACCACGGGCATACCCGCGTGGATAGCTTCTACTGTGCTCGACTGACCGCCGTGGGTGATGAAGGCCACTGTGTTCTTGTGAGCTGGATGGATGAGAAATATTTGTGACATTGCTACAGGTTTTATATGACAGATGGAAGTAGGAATTCAAGCCTCTTCTGGTCCTAATTTGAagtccattcctctctgtcaggcGTCATATTAACATTCACTCCCTTCTTAATATAGGAGAGGTCAGTTCGGGCCATGGGAGTTGCTATCGCTGCACAGGGCATAATTATTAAAGTGCACAAGCTTTTGCGCAAACActagtgcactcactattccttcacactTTTGGAGAAAACTTTGAGAAAGTCATTTTCGCCAAAAAAGACTCCTTATTCCATGATAACTCTGAGTATGAACCCACAGACTGTGCccagtttttattacttaccaAGGACGGTAGGCTGTGGTAACCAAGGCCTGATATGTACATTAGGAGGCAGGTTGTCCAGAGGCTCCTCGTACTTCCACAGCACGGTGTAAGGCAGCTTCCCAAACATCTTCACGAGTGCATCGCGTTTCTTAGGGTCCAGCCCTGCCGCTCGGAAAATAGACCCCATGCTGAAGAAGATCACTCCGTTTTTGGACTTGTCCATGAGCTCCTGTAAATCCTGGAACGTAGAAGTAAATAGGATGTTATTTGCTTTTGTGATAAGTCAAATCATGTCAAGAGTAGTTCGAGACTATGTGACAGCCACAAGGGTTGGTCgattataaggttaagcaacgggTCCTAGTCAGGTCAGGTCAGGATGCTAGTAAGACTTAGTAGTAGACTAGTAAGGTTATCAGACTTCTAGCCTCTGACAACACATAGTGACTCGTGCCTTGACGTTCATTAGCAACACGGGGCTAGGGAATTGATCGCAAGACATATTGCTTATTGTATCTCAATTGTCTTAGAACATACCTTAGGCAACGGAGCCAGATGCTCACTAATATGATACCCAGCGATGTTCACCACATTGGGAGGAGAGCTATACCCATTCTGCAAGGACTCGTGGGAGTTCACCAGGAGTATGGACACGTTATGCCTGGCTTCCTCGAAGGGGGGCAGAGGAACTCCTCTCTTAGCAGCTAGTTCAGAGAACATGGACTCGTATTGAGCTACTTGTCTTGGCTGGTCGTACCTGGAATGTTAATGATGTAGATATTTTTGATTCCGAGATTGCTTTATGTGGCtcatgtgatgatgatgagccCGTAATAGAGGAGAGAGAGACTATCAAAATGATAGTCCTTCCATATTCTAATCTACTGCAAGCAGCGGTATAAGAAGTAGTGACTT
Encoded proteins:
- the LOC126056160 gene encoding UDP-glucosyltransferase 2 — its product is MVTTKVLTLLLLCLSSTWAYKVLFVFPAATRSNDVLAKGVVWALLKAGHEVTWAATFKQESHPNLTIIDLPEARKVVDSFDPITMMGNNNISLSFMKEHTVRICTATAQNAELRRVVVEKQFDAVITTYYLNDYDAGYAAIQQVPWIVFSNVNYHPLLELMVDEVRSIPTTPIVLNECETPMSLPRRWLNGLMYMVLTAYTWYDQPRQVAQYESMFSELAAKRGVPLPPFEEARHNVSILLVNSHESLQNGYSSPPNVVNIAGYHISEHLAPLPKDLQELMDKSKNGVIFFSMGSIFRAAGLDPKKRDALVKMFGKLPYTVLWKYEEPLDNLPPNVHIRPWLPQPTVLAHKNTVAFITHGGQSSTVEAIHAGMPVVVVPFGGDQKANAERAVRMGVALQVDYYKDTLADDLEVAVKELLGNEKYREKAKFLSKLFRTRPVPPAKLIPFYVELAIETKGAYHLRSLSLKYSWYERWMLDFVLAVLGVLAALAWLVKLAVTACVRRFSGKKTTAKKKKQ